From a single Brassica rapa cultivar Chiifu-401-42 chromosome A01, CAAS_Brap_v3.01, whole genome shotgun sequence genomic region:
- the LOC103835244 gene encoding ELF3-like protein 2 isoform X2: MGGMKDEAKRITIPPLFPRVHVNDTERGGLSQPFDGKTMSPYKHYILPSPTDKISDSPSTLSLSLPPPANNACLTDRPEMNQLSPTYNTSPASNLEGKVDKKGMIYPSPRGSSVKPSSIKQNEYNLTNLDSLKVPVFRLPETDPKANTDLSLQFHSSCTSKSRGEAAGFKPLLNNLDIRELLLPLQCLEDESNNGSLSVMKTQLYRRRTPKTVPPREQEASDCSAIDSLSGMSAASNDVARVIGEKRFWKMRAYMISQQKIFATQVFELHRLIMVQKMVAKSPNLVLKSKINGGSKFKRPNTENQKPVTEAYPEHMKPKIPLPFISKELMTPIWQQQLLPPQGNQWLVPVMSPSEGLVYKPYAGPCPPPPSAFMVPIYGQDLPSRLPASTQFSHNCFPPRTTVLDQTNPFGQLQRWSSTSSHMTQAIPFSLKKSQESNDSEVHGSTASSPPEKHKFDVLPLFPTEPTHHTDEYEQKQQPMSRAIKAIPHNSTSASESAARIFRSIQEERRDSDHMIS, translated from the exons ATGGGAGGAATGAAAGATGAGGCGAAGAGGATAACAATTCCTCCATTGTTCCCAAGGGTTCATGTGAATGATACTGAACGAGGAGGCTTGTCTCAGCCATTTGATGGCAAAACAATGTCTCCATATAAACATTACATTCTTCCATCTCCGACCGACAAGATCTCTGATTCTCCTTCCACTCTCTCACTGTCTCTTCCTCCTCCAGCCAACAACGCTTGTCTC ACTGATCGACCTGAAATGAATCAGTTATCACCAACCTACAACACTTCTCCAGCATCAAATCTTGAAGGGAAGGTGGATAAAAAAGGCATGATTTATCCAAGTCCTAGAGGATCATCAGTTAAACCTAGTTCAATAAAACAAAATGAGTACAACCTTACCAACTTGGATTCTCTTAAGGTTCCTGTTTTTAGACTCCCGGAGACAGATCCAAAAGCAAACACAGATTTGTCACTACAGTTTCATAGTAGCTGTACCAGTAAATCAAGAGGAGAAGCTGCTGGTTTCAAACCTCTCCTGAACAATCTTGATATTCGAGAATTACTTTTGCCACTACAATGTTTGGAAGATGAAAGCAATAATGGGTCTCTTAGTGTGATGAAAACTCAACTGTATAGAAGAAGAACCCCCAAAACTGTGCCTCCACGTGAGCAAGAAGCCTCAGACTGCTCTGCAATAGACTCTTTGTCTGGTATGAGTGCAGCTTCTAATGATGTTGCCAGAGTGATAGGTGAGAAGAGATTTTGGAAGATGAGAGCTTATATGATCAG CCAGCAGAAGATCTTTGCCACTCAAGTCTTTGAGCTGCATAGACTGATAATG GTTCAGAAAATGGTTGCAAAGTCGCCAAACTTGGTTCTCAAAAGTAAGATCAATGGTGGTTCAAAGTTTAAAAGACCGAACACCGAGAATCAAAAACCTGTAACCGAAGCCTATCCAGAGCATATGAAACCAAAGATTCCTTTACCTTTCATAAGCAAAGAGCTCATGACCCCAATTTGGCAACAACAGCTACTTCCTCCACAAGGAAACCAGTGGTTAGTTCCTGTAATGTCTCCTTCAGAAGGTCTGGTCTATAAACCATACGCAGGTCCatgtcctcctcctccttcagcTTTCATGGTTCCTATTTATGGACAAGATTTGCCCTCCAGGCTCCCTGCTTCTACTCAGTTTAGCCACAACTGCTTCCCACCGAGGACAACAGTACTTGACCAGACAAACCCGTTTGGTCAGCTTCAAAGATGGTCAAGCACATCTAGCCACATGACTCAAGCGATTCCGTTTTCGTTAAAGAAGTCTCAGGAGTCTAATGACAGTGAGGTACATGGAAGTACAGCTTCAAGTCCACCAGAGAAGCATAAATTTGATGTCCTTCCACTTTTTCCTACAGAGCCTACACATCACACTGATGAGTATGAGCAGAAACAGCAACCAATGTCTCGTGCAATTAAAGCCATTCCTCATAACTCAACATCTGCCTCTGAATCTGCTGCAAGAATTTTCCGTTCTATTCAGGAAGAAAGGAGGGACTCAGATCATATGATTAGTTAG
- the LOC103835244 gene encoding ELF3-like protein 2 isoform X1 translates to MGGMKDEAKRITIPPLFPRVHVNDTERGGLSQPFDGKTMSPYKHYILPSPTDKISDSPSTLSLSLPPPANNACLQTDRPEMNQLSPTYNTSPASNLEGKVDKKGMIYPSPRGSSVKPSSIKQNEYNLTNLDSLKVPVFRLPETDPKANTDLSLQFHSSCTSKSRGEAAGFKPLLNNLDIRELLLPLQCLEDESNNGSLSVMKTQLYRRRTPKTVPPREQEASDCSAIDSLSGMSAASNDVARVIGEKRFWKMRAYMISQQKIFATQVFELHRLIMVQKMVAKSPNLVLKSKINGGSKFKRPNTENQKPVTEAYPEHMKPKIPLPFISKELMTPIWQQQLLPPQGNQWLVPVMSPSEGLVYKPYAGPCPPPPSAFMVPIYGQDLPSRLPASTQFSHNCFPPRTTVLDQTNPFGQLQRWSSTSSHMTQAIPFSLKKSQESNDSEVHGSTASSPPEKHKFDVLPLFPTEPTHHTDEYEQKQQPMSRAIKAIPHNSTSASESAARIFRSIQEERRDSDHMIS, encoded by the exons ATGGGAGGAATGAAAGATGAGGCGAAGAGGATAACAATTCCTCCATTGTTCCCAAGGGTTCATGTGAATGATACTGAACGAGGAGGCTTGTCTCAGCCATTTGATGGCAAAACAATGTCTCCATATAAACATTACATTCTTCCATCTCCGACCGACAAGATCTCTGATTCTCCTTCCACTCTCTCACTGTCTCTTCCTCCTCCAGCCAACAACGCTTGTCTC caGACTGATCGACCTGAAATGAATCAGTTATCACCAACCTACAACACTTCTCCAGCATCAAATCTTGAAGGGAAGGTGGATAAAAAAGGCATGATTTATCCAAGTCCTAGAGGATCATCAGTTAAACCTAGTTCAATAAAACAAAATGAGTACAACCTTACCAACTTGGATTCTCTTAAGGTTCCTGTTTTTAGACTCCCGGAGACAGATCCAAAAGCAAACACAGATTTGTCACTACAGTTTCATAGTAGCTGTACCAGTAAATCAAGAGGAGAAGCTGCTGGTTTCAAACCTCTCCTGAACAATCTTGATATTCGAGAATTACTTTTGCCACTACAATGTTTGGAAGATGAAAGCAATAATGGGTCTCTTAGTGTGATGAAAACTCAACTGTATAGAAGAAGAACCCCCAAAACTGTGCCTCCACGTGAGCAAGAAGCCTCAGACTGCTCTGCAATAGACTCTTTGTCTGGTATGAGTGCAGCTTCTAATGATGTTGCCAGAGTGATAGGTGAGAAGAGATTTTGGAAGATGAGAGCTTATATGATCAG CCAGCAGAAGATCTTTGCCACTCAAGTCTTTGAGCTGCATAGACTGATAATG GTTCAGAAAATGGTTGCAAAGTCGCCAAACTTGGTTCTCAAAAGTAAGATCAATGGTGGTTCAAAGTTTAAAAGACCGAACACCGAGAATCAAAAACCTGTAACCGAAGCCTATCCAGAGCATATGAAACCAAAGATTCCTTTACCTTTCATAAGCAAAGAGCTCATGACCCCAATTTGGCAACAACAGCTACTTCCTCCACAAGGAAACCAGTGGTTAGTTCCTGTAATGTCTCCTTCAGAAGGTCTGGTCTATAAACCATACGCAGGTCCatgtcctcctcctccttcagcTTTCATGGTTCCTATTTATGGACAAGATTTGCCCTCCAGGCTCCCTGCTTCTACTCAGTTTAGCCACAACTGCTTCCCACCGAGGACAACAGTACTTGACCAGACAAACCCGTTTGGTCAGCTTCAAAGATGGTCAAGCACATCTAGCCACATGACTCAAGCGATTCCGTTTTCGTTAAAGAAGTCTCAGGAGTCTAATGACAGTGAGGTACATGGAAGTACAGCTTCAAGTCCACCAGAGAAGCATAAATTTGATGTCCTTCCACTTTTTCCTACAGAGCCTACACATCACACTGATGAGTATGAGCAGAAACAGCAACCAATGTCTCGTGCAATTAAAGCCATTCCTCATAACTCAACATCTGCCTCTGAATCTGCTGCAAGAATTTTCCGTTCTATTCAGGAAGAAAGGAGGGACTCAGATCATATGATTAGTTAG
- the LOC103835279 gene encoding dof zinc finger protein DOF3.1-like, which yields MQDPAAYYQSMMAKQQQQQPQFPVQEQLNCPRCDSPNTKFCYYNNYNLSQPRHFCKSCRRYWTKGGALRNVPVGGGTRKNAKRSTSSPTSPSNNKKTKNTDPDPNSQTGNKPDTDPTRMLYGFPIGDQDVKGMEMGGGGGSFSSLLASNMQLGLGGIILDGSGWDPGMGLRRSEAGNGGGGGGGGGNPWTDLALNRVEKN from the coding sequence atgcAGGATCCAGCAGCTTATTACCAGTCGATGATGgcgaaacaacaacaacaacaaccgcaGTTTCCGGTTCAAGAACAGCTAAACTGTCCTCGCTGTGACTCACCAAACACGAAATTCTGTTACTACAACAACTACAACCTATCACAGCCACGTCACTTTTGCAAAAGCTGCCGTCGTTACTGGACCAAAGGCGGGGCTCTCCGTAACGTCCCCGTCGGCGGTGGTACTCGCAAGAACGCAAAACGATCGACCTCATCCCCTACTTCTCCTTCCAACAACAAGAAGACCAAGAACACCGATCCGGATCCTAATTCACAAACCGGGAACAAACCGGATACGGATCCGACCCGGATGTTGTACGGGTTTCCGATCGGAGACCAAGACGTGAAAGGTATGGAGatgggtggtggtggtgggagtTTCAGCTCGCTTTTGGCGTCGAATATGCAGCTGGGTCTAGGCGGGATCATTCTCGACGGGTCGGGTTGGGATCCGGGTATGGGTTTGAGGAGGAGCGAAGCGGGtaatggaggaggaggaggtggtggtggtggtaacCCGTGGACTGATCTGGCTTTGAACAGAGTGGAGAAAAACTGA